TAAAGCCTCTCACTTTCTGCTGGCGGGGAGGGGGGTCCCAGCAACTCCCCCACTCCAGAAACGGAATCAGTTGTTTAGGGGAAACAAGGGGTTGCAATTAACACAAATCCTCGGTACATCTTCAAAATTTACAATACCATGTATTAGGAATGTGAACAATAAGCATTATAAAAGCCCTTACAATTAATCAGGAAAgcaaaaaacaaatttagttaCCAATAACATTCTAGCAGCATAgctaattaagtaattaacacAAGTAGAAACCATCAAAGCAAGGATACATTCAGTCTCATGGGCAAGAATAtcaattcacacacacacacacacaaaaaaaaaaaactaggttCAACCTCAGGCTTGAGAATATTTATTCTCCAAGAGTTTCAGTCAAAGACTGAATGTTGGATAtgctatataattaaaaaaaacattaagttTACATTATATAGAATTATTTTACACATACAAACTTAAAGTTAATATGCATCCATAACATAAATAtcaaaatgcaaatgaaaatacaaactgAAACAAACTTACAATCCAACAAACCAGCACCTTACATAGAAACTCAGACAAACTCTCATTTACATACATATCAACTAGAGTAGAAAAGTACAAGCAAAACTTGATGACTTTTGACACTGAACCTCCCAAATTTCAGGATGGACAGCTACATATTATATAACACAGAATGGTAGTTAGTACTTGTCTGCATGATAATATGGCCAGCCACTGTTACCATGTATTAGGTTACAATGGTTGAAGACATAAATTGCCGAGTAGaaagaaattatttatcaatttagCCTACATCTTTCTATAAGACCTCAAAGAAATTAAGCTTCATAAAGGATAATCCAAAAAGACTTGaagataaatagaaaaagaCAGACAGGGATTATAGCTCCATAAGACTTGAAAGTTAGAACATGTTCCAACGCCAGAAGTACATACCCAACTAGAGGTGGTGTAAAAAGTGAGACCTGGATCGTCTAATACTATCAGGTAACAAACAACTGGTAAATAAAATTTGCAGGTGAAACAAAAATGCAAATTAACAATGAAAAAGACAAACATCAGCTCAATCtcagaaagaaaaggaaaaagaaaagaaaagaaaagaagaaatgatgATAAGTGAAATGAGAAAGATCTCACTTTAGTCCCTGAAAGATACACTTgtcattgatttttaattttatcaatttatttccGGGGATCAAACTAATCTGTACGTGCTAAATTGATAACATGCATGTCTTTCAGGCAGAGGTTCTACTCTAAAGCAACTAGATGAAAAAgtactcaatttttttactgGAAGCCTCAGAGTAGTGGCTCTAGAGATGAGAAATCAACCATCATGAGCATGCAATCAAAAAAAGAAtgtgaaagaaataaaaggaagatTCTTTGGAACTAATTCTTATCAGAAATTACTGGTAGGTATAAAAGTTTTATGTCCAAAGATACCGAAAGCACCTCATACTGTTACTCCAAATTATGGGATGATGAGGGACATATCTGCATCTGCAATCTTGTGATGCATCTGAATTCTGGTAGGAGAGCTCTGAAGAGAGAATTCTCAGTTTAACTAGTACTCgaatcaaatgatttttttccctTGCCATTGTGTggcatacatttaaaaatctCTAAGTCAAAAAGGTCAGGGTATAATTTGCCAATCTATCATGTAAATTCATTTCATTGTCTACAAGCAAAACAGAAGCATGAGTCCAAAGAGGGTAAACCAGGAAGCATGCTCTTATGTAAAATATAGCCTGAAAGATTTAAGGATAACAAACCTGTCCAAGAAGCAAATCACGGACATATACACCCATTGTAGTCATTCGACCATTAGATCCGGGAGAAAATTCCTGAAACACagcatcaaaatttaaaatgaataataatttatatattaattaagggAGCACTTTAAATGATATTCCAAGATTGGAGATAATTCAAGACAACTGAAACCCAAACAAGTAATTATCTTACAAAGCAAAGGAATGAATGGGCAAAACATCTATCAATTACCAAAAACAGGTTTGTTTAAAAGCAGATCATATGAAAAAACTTGGCCCACAAAATATTTTGACAAGACATGCTATTAGCATGGCTCCATATATAGCAATGGTATTTTCAGTGCTTAGACAAATGCAAAAtggaataacaaaaaaattatacccaTGCTTCACCACTTTGATCAAATCCAACTTGAGGCATGAAGAAAGTACACACAAATGAAAGAAGGCAATGATctattaattttaagtaaaaaattataggaaaaaaaatcagaatataGAAAGATCATAGCCATGTCATCATACCTCATCATCTTTTACATATGACTCAAACCAATTCCATAGTGTCTTCGGATCAGCACAATATCTCAGATAGAGAAATCCAAcctataaacaataaaaataatcaatacagAGCTTAAGAAAAACGTACAGGGAAAAAACCACTAATGAGAATGTTGCATACAGAACACAGTCTCTATTTTGATGCCAAGCAGAATATAATCGCATCATCCTTCATCTCATTAAACAAACTTGAGATCaacagaaaaaaggaaaaaaaaaaaaaatatatatatatatatatatatatagatagatagatagatagatagatataagATGCAGGTTAGCACAGTCCTGACATCGTAACAATTTgacttaaaaaggaaaagatgaaTTGAATTATTAAAGATAACCAAGTCACAAGGCCTCCTACCTAATAGGTTTTGGGGAGGGTAGATGTATGCAGCCTTACTGCCGCAAATGGAGAGATTGTTTCAAAGATTTGAACCCATGATCTCTGGGATCATAAAGCAAAAATCCTTACCAATGTGCCAAGGTTTGCTCTCAGGAACTGAATTATTACAAGAAAGAAACCAATTGTTCGttcaaagaaattatttttagaagCAACTTGAAAGTGGGGAGATTGATAATTTCTTATGTACTATGCAATACGTAGTTACTGAAACAAAATAGGTTTTCATTTCTTTTGCCTTTTTCCTCCAAATGATACTTTACCACAACCACAGAGAGAAGAGAcagataaagagaaaataaaaattacatcaattaaaatcaaaatgtgTTCTACAAGGTATAAAGCAACCATAACAACATGGCCACCTCAAATCAAAATGAAAGTGGATAATTCCCAAGTAATGCAAATAAAAAAGTGATAAGTGTATGATGAACAAAGAAATCTATCCcagaatacacacacacacattcatttattaaaaagttaatcaCAGCAAGACCAGACAATCTCACCAAATGATGTGTTTGAGTGTGACTGAGATCGTGGTAGCAAGCATAAATCATGGAAACATACAATCCTACAATCTAACATGCAATTTTGGCTACCTTACATTTGACAACTCAACAAAAATCCACCAACACATTCAGTTTAGGCTCTGTTATGGCAATTCAACTATGCAAGATATATTAGTTATGCTACAAACAAGTGATTCCGATACAATTAAATAGTCTCACGTGCATGCATCTCCTCTTGTGATGTAGAAAATAACCAACTATTCAAAGCAAGCATAAATTCCTAAACTTGATTAGAAATGGTCAGCAGAAAATCAATGCACAAACCAACAAAATTTTCAGGCACAAACAAGCATACCATAATGAACACAGAATGTTTTCACCCCTAAACAGAAAATCAGTAAAGTCCGATATTCATTGTCAGGCACGTGTACACACCGCTCTTATGTAAGGAGAATCGGGGTGCTTTAACAGCCCGTGCATTTGCTTGACGGTGAGCTTCATAGTAAAAAACTTGTACAGAAGACAAAATGCAGTTGAAGGACCGCGACAATTCCCAGTCATCCATGGCTCCACGTGATCAACTTGATTGTAGATCTCATCAATAACTTCGTGATACGTTTTCAATCGATAGAGCTCCTTGAAGTAATCAGACGACAGAATATTCATACAAAGCACTTTCTCTAGCAAGGAGTCAATCGGCCTGCCACAAGTCTGTATCTCCATGATGatgtcaaaatatattattgctCCCACCACAGTTACAATTTCAAAATGTCAACTACCAGCATATGAAGTCACAAACACATTCCTACATCAAAGGACAAAACAAGTGTGAATGAATATTCAAAACAATTATAACGATGAACTAACAAACATGAAAAAGTTTACAATTTCATTTCAAGCACGAGGACACCGATCAAAAGTAGGACAAAGctacttatatttaaatttcaaacaaaacgCTCATTGTTTCAAGTGGTAGcgggtttttcattttttttgccaaaatttcacaaattaaattaaaatagatccGCTCAGGGATAAACGAAATTTGGTGCCTGCGTGAGCGAGTTACAGCAATAAATTGAATGAACAAAATCCATGGAACTCGCGGatggaaatgaaaaagaaaggtgGGTGAACAGAGGCGCGTTAAGAATGGAATAAAAGAAATCGAAATCTGAGATTAGGGATTTGGAGAGAAAAGAGAGGGAAAAGTAATTAAAGAAAGGAATCGGAGTCGAAGATATTGGTACCAATTGGAGGGGACGAAGGGAGAGGGAAGAAGGGTGGAGCGCGGTGAAGAACCCTAGCTTGTGAGGCTGGCTCGATACGTTTGCGTTGGCAAGCTCGGAACGCAACTTGTAACGCAGGAGACATCTGTCTCAGCCTTCGCTTTATGTTAAAACTTTAAAGCCGATTCTGACTGAACCGGACCGGACCGGACCGGACCGGCTCAGgaggaaataaaataacacaagaatAGTCATttatttggttcaattttttttattttgataaagaaattttaagattaagataaaattgatttagaaaaataaatctatCTATTTACAGGATAAGAAAAGGCTAGGCtgttaaatttacttttttatcccTACCTTTACACATATCActattttgaaagattttgttatatgttattattttgttcttttttccgGGAAGTGGGCCTAAACTAGCTAACAAACTCACGATGAGATATTTTAGGAATTAGACAAATATGAGTTTGGTTAACAGTGACAATTCTATCTGAATGAAATCATAAAAGTTGGCAAGTTATGAGAAAACTATCTTTAACAATGGTCTAAGCATCTTGATAAAAGCCCGTAGGGTAACCATCTAGCCCAAGGGCTTTTCAGGGACCCATGTCAAACAAGGCCTGCTTAACTTCCTCATAAACCAAccaactttgaagtctaataaGAGATCGAAGGAAAGGACAAATCAGTTCCACAAGAAATTCTAACAAAATCATCAttccaaaaaatattatgataaaagGCATTTAGCATATCCTTAATTCTTTCTTCATCATCAACCCAAACTCCTTCCTCATTATGCAGCATTTTGAATAGCTTGCTTTTTATTTCTGATGATGGTTTTTAGATGGTAATATCTTGTATTACAATCACCATCTTGAAGTCACTTTTTACGGGATCTTTGATACCAAGACATCGCTTCATGGTGAAGAACCAAGTCCAATTGCCTCTATAAATCTTTTTCCAACCTAAAAAGAAAGTTATTACCGCAACTCTCCTAGATTCTTCTTTGGATACCACCTATCTTGGCCAAGAGGTTCTTCTTCCTCACATTAATACTTCCAAGGACATTGTACTTCCACTCAGTAAATTGATGCTCCATGTTAACTACATTATGAATCAAATCAACATCATTCCTCCACTATTCTTCCATAAACTATCTATAAGAAGCATG
The genomic region above belongs to Glycine max cultivar Williams 82 chromosome 14, Glycine_max_v4.0, whole genome shotgun sequence and contains:
- the LOC100793812 gene encoding pre-mRNA splicing factor SR-like 1 isoform X2; translated protein: MEIQTCGRPIDSLLEKVLCMNILSSDYFKELYRLKTYHEVIDEIYNQVDHVEPWMTGNCRGPSTAFCLLYKFFTMKLTVKQMHGLLKHPDSPYIRAVGFLYLRYCADPKTLWNWFESYVKDDEEFSPGSNGRMTTMGVYVRDLLLGQSSPTRIQMHHKIADADMSLIIP
- the LOC100793812 gene encoding pre-mRNA splicing factor SR-like 1 isoform X3: MEIQTCGRPIDSLLEKVLCMNILSSDYFKELYRLKTYHEVIDEIYNQVDHVEPWMTGNCRGPSTAFCLLYKFFTMKLTVKQMHGLLKHPDSPYIRAVGFLYLRYCADPKTLWNWFESYVKDDEEFSPGSNGRMTTMGVYVRDLLLGQTMK